A region from the Rheinheimera mangrovi genome encodes:
- a CDS encoding DMT family transporter yields the protein MSAARVAVFTLFALLAFAGNSLLCRAALIHTDIDPVSFTAVRLISGALVLWLLISIKADNRAGEGNWWSALALFVYAIAFSVSYVSLSTAAGALLLFGAVQASMIAYGFWRGERFTWLQSLGFIFACAGLVGLLLPGLSAPPFGAGLLMMLSGVAWGVYSLRGKGGGDPIKVTAGNFIRTVPIALILVLVFFDGILLDLDGVWYAVLSGALTSGLGYALWYTALPYLKASTAATVQLSVPLVAAVGAVLFLAEPFSVRLILASIAILGGIALVTLTSRQR from the coding sequence ATGTCTGCTGCTAGAGTTGCCGTTTTTACCCTGTTTGCCTTATTAGCGTTTGCCGGTAACTCGCTGCTGTGCCGGGCTGCATTGATCCACACCGATATTGATCCTGTTAGTTTTACTGCGGTGCGGCTGATTTCAGGCGCTTTAGTACTTTGGTTGCTGATATCCATCAAAGCGGACAATCGTGCCGGTGAGGGCAATTGGTGGTCAGCTTTGGCTTTGTTTGTGTATGCCATCGCATTTTCCGTCTCTTACGTCAGTTTAAGTACAGCAGCTGGGGCCTTACTGCTATTTGGCGCAGTACAAGCCAGTATGATTGCTTATGGTTTCTGGCGGGGGGAGCGTTTTACTTGGTTACAGAGTCTGGGTTTTATCTTTGCCTGTGCAGGTTTGGTTGGCTTGTTATTACCGGGATTATCTGCTCCTCCTTTCGGGGCTGGTTTGTTAATGATGCTTTCCGGTGTGGCCTGGGGAGTGTATTCATTGCGAGGGAAAGGCGGTGGCGACCCTATCAAAGTGACAGCAGGTAATTTTATACGCACTGTGCCTATTGCTCTGATCCTGGTTCTGGTGTTTTTTGACGGGATTTTGCTTGATTTAGATGGTGTTTGGTACGCTGTCCTATCCGGAGCTCTGACATCAGGCCTTGGTTACGCGCTTTGGTATACTGCTTTGCCTTATTTAAAAGCCAGTACAGCAGCAACGGTACAACTCAGTGTGCCTCTGGTCGCCGCTGTGGGGGCTGTGCTGTTTTTGGCAGAGCCTTTCAGTGTGCGTCTGATTTTGGCTTCAATAGCGATTTTAGGAGGTATTGCTTTGGTCACTTTGACTAGTCGTCAGCGGTAA
- a CDS encoding transglycosylase SLT domain-containing protein has translation MPLNFTVLLLTALCALSTTSVVAGSLNHNKSTDYAAWSEKNRDGSWTRMTEQAVAQSPLVKLVPADVQSFCPRYASLAQQQRSKFWVALFSAMAKPESNFKPQSFYQEKFKDAQGRRVISRGLLQISHESANQPRYACDIKQPHSLHDPKVNLSCGVKIMSKWVQTDGVISQPRWSKDPKGGARYWSTLRPQRGKVQSIADFTRQLPFCAPYAGRSTKAKLTVAI, from the coding sequence ATGCCATTGAATTTTACTGTCCTTCTACTTACAGCTCTGTGTGCTTTATCAACGACGTCAGTCGTAGCGGGTAGCCTTAACCACAACAAAAGCACCGATTACGCCGCCTGGTCGGAAAAAAATCGCGATGGCAGCTGGACCCGCATGACAGAGCAGGCTGTGGCACAATCTCCACTGGTTAAACTGGTACCAGCCGATGTGCAAAGCTTCTGCCCCCGTTATGCAAGTCTTGCCCAACAGCAACGTAGCAAGTTCTGGGTAGCTTTGTTTTCTGCTATGGCCAAACCTGAAAGTAATTTTAAGCCTCAGTCTTTTTATCAAGAAAAGTTTAAAGACGCTCAAGGTCGCCGGGTCATAAGCCGTGGTTTGCTGCAAATTTCCCACGAAAGCGCCAATCAGCCTCGTTACGCCTGCGATATTAAACAACCGCATTCTTTGCACGACCCCAAAGTGAACTTAAGTTGTGGTGTGAAAATAATGAGCAAGTGGGTTCAAACTGATGGAGTGATCAGCCAGCCCCGTTGGAGTAAAGATCCCAAAGGCGGCGCCCGTTATTGGTCTACGTTACGGCCACAACGCGGTAAAGTGCAATCTATTGCCGATTTTACCCGCCAACTGCCCTTTTGTGCCCCTTATGCCGGCAGATCAACCAAAGCCAAATTAACAGTAGCGATTTAA
- a CDS encoding cation diffusion facilitator family transporter, with the protein MPHDHSKPDHKSHQHSTSCNHDHGPEHEHAHNDDDEHSHSHGLFGHHHHHHGSESGNIATAFWLNFSFTIIEFIGGWLTNSVAIMADAMHDLGDTLAIAFAWFAAKVAGKEANPRYSYGYRRWSLLSALINSVILVLGSCWILYEAIPRLWEPQLPHAMGMMGLAVLGVLVNGAAVFKLRGGKTQNEKILTWHLLEDVLGWVAVLVGSILIYFTDWAWLDPLLSIGFTCFILINVWRNLRRTLALFLQVSPDPKLAAKIEHQLQDLGFVQDVHHLHLWSLDGEKHVLTAHLVLKAETAAEQLKAHKEQIRQLLQPYQLEHTTIEFEFNQEVCRDQH; encoded by the coding sequence ATGCCACACGACCATTCAAAGCCAGACCACAAATCCCATCAGCATAGTACAAGCTGCAATCATGACCATGGACCAGAGCATGAGCATGCTCACAACGATGACGACGAGCATTCGCATTCCCATGGTCTATTTGGTCACCACCACCATCATCATGGTTCTGAGTCCGGTAATATAGCAACCGCCTTCTGGCTGAACTTTAGTTTCACCATTATCGAATTTATCGGCGGTTGGCTAACCAATAGCGTGGCCATTATGGCTGACGCTATGCACGATTTAGGCGATACACTGGCCATAGCTTTTGCCTGGTTCGCCGCCAAAGTTGCAGGGAAAGAAGCGAATCCCAGATACAGTTATGGTTACCGGCGCTGGTCCTTATTAAGTGCTCTGATTAATAGCGTGATTTTAGTGCTGGGCTCCTGCTGGATTTTATATGAAGCTATACCTCGTTTATGGGAGCCGCAATTACCCCATGCTATGGGAATGATGGGGCTTGCCGTTTTAGGTGTACTGGTCAATGGTGCCGCTGTCTTTAAGCTGCGGGGTGGCAAAACCCAAAATGAAAAAATTCTGACCTGGCATTTGTTGGAAGATGTCTTAGGTTGGGTTGCTGTGCTGGTTGGTTCTATTCTGATTTATTTTACCGACTGGGCTTGGTTAGACCCGCTGTTAAGTATTGGTTTTACCTGCTTTATTCTGATCAACGTCTGGCGTAATTTACGTCGCACTCTGGCACTGTTTTTACAGGTCAGCCCGGACCCAAAACTGGCCGCTAAAATTGAACATCAATTGCAGGACTTAGGTTTTGTGCAGGATGTACATCACCTGCATTTGTGGTCACTGGACGGCGAAAAACATGTGTTAACGGCTCATTTGGTGTTGAAAGCTGAGACTGCGGCAGAGCAATTAAAAGCCCATAAAGAACAAATACGGCAGTTACTGCAGCCCTATCAGCTTGAACATACCACCATAGAGTTTGAATTTAATCAGGAAGTGTGTCGGGACCAGCATTAA